From one Humulus lupulus chromosome 8, drHumLupu1.1, whole genome shotgun sequence genomic stretch:
- the LOC133798116 gene encoding protein NETWORKED 4A, with product MNITESNTPGSSWEINPNSSKWLADNLKEMDQSVRRMLYLIEEDGSLTLNVEMYFQRKAELITNVKEFHQLYRSLAERYDHVTKESYKSISSDLQMQGSGNSESGYDQDSPLLTPDVKVGLHKSGHLAAGLDTSPSSPGGGSVFSLKEGNESSSLSSSDSESESFVNNYLRTPLSISSQSLHQKTIELENELSALKDKLQTREADLEAERKRVLDLQRQIFELENHVSDTDYKTGMLEEELEVTRNMLKGSVEEITKLKHLLNERESEGHRLQNQLVSAQEDIITFGVQLESERRLVSELEERIIMYNANVSDREHTIGELEVALCNAEQLFSQEKAQLETDVLSLTERQALLDMKLKERESRIEELEENILISKVEKIEMQRVRVAEEMALKAEINQLQVELSERREHVVALNKEFEKFKLKYDMLVAEKDGLTAEVDTLMANVSARDNQIQAIEMHLSQLRNQTEEKTGEYQNAQKLIDELKLRVGELQKEVDRQRAVISDGAEEKREVIRQLCFSLEHYRSGYQELRQAFIGHRQNAVMAA from the exons ATGAATATCACTGAATCAAACACTCCTGGTTCAAGTTGGGAGATTAATCCAAATAGTTCAAAATGGCTGGCAGACAATCTTAAGG AGATGGACCAGAGTGTAAGGCGGATGCTATATCTGATTGAAGAAGATGGCTCTTTGACACTGAATGTTGAAATGTATTTTCAAAGGAAAGCAGAGTTGATTACTAATGTGAAAGAGTTTCACCAACTGTATAGATCATTGGCTGAGCGCTATGATCATGTGACAAAAGAATCATATAAAAGTATATCATCTGATCTCCAAATGCAAGGCTCTGGAAATTCCGAGTCTGGATATGACCAAGACTCTCCACTGTTAACTCCTGATGTTAAAGTTGGTTTGCACAAATCTGGTCAtcttgctgctggtttggatacATCTCCAAGCTCCCCTGGTGGTGGCTCAGTTTTTTCTTTAAAGGAGGGCAATGAATCGTCCTCCTTATCATCATCAGACTCCGAGTCAGAATCTTTTGTCAACAATTACTTGCGTACGCCTCTGAGCATCAGTAGCCAGTCACTGCACCAGAAGACTATTGAGCTGGAAAATGAACTTTCTGCTTTGAAAGACAAGCTACAAACAAGAGAGGCTGATCTTGAAGCTGAGAGAAAACGAGTATTGGATTTGCAAAGACAGATTTTTGAGTTGGAGAATCATGTTTCGGATACAGATTATAAGACTGGAATGTTGGAGGAAGAGTTGGAAGTAACTAGAAATATGCTCAAGGGGTCAGTTGAAGAGATTACAAAGCTGAAGCATTTACTTAATGAGAGAGAATCTGAAGGTCATCGGTTGCAAAATCAGCTTGTGTCAGCACAAGAAGACATAATAACTTTTGGAGTGCAGCTTGAGTCAGAGAGAAGACTTGTTTCTGAACTGGAGGAGAGGATTATAATGTACAATGCCAATGTATCTGACCGTGAACATACGATTGGGGAACTGGAAGTTGCATTGTGTAATGCGGAGCAACTATTCTCTCAAGAGAAAGCACAGTTGGAAACTGACGTTTTAAGTTTGACTGAGAGACAAGCCCTTCTTGATATGAAACTTAAAGAAAGGGAATCGAGGATCGAGGAGTTAGAAGAAAATATACTGATATCTAAAGTTGAGAAGATTGAAATGCAAAGAGTGCGTGTTGCAGAAGAGATGGCTTTAAAGGCTGAGATCAATCAGCTGCAGGTAGAACTTTCTGAGCGAAGAGAACATGTCGTAGCTTTGAACAAAGAGTTCGAAAAATTCAAACTGAAGTATGACATGTTAGTGGCAGAAAAAGATGGCTTAACTGCTGAAGTTGACACACTCATGGCAAATGTGAGTGCCCGGGACAATCAGATTCAGGCAATAGAGATGCACCTGTCTCAGCTTCGCAACCAAACTGAGGAGAAAACTGGTGAGTACCAAAATGCACAAAAACTTATTGATGAACTGAAACTAAGGGTAGGTGAGCTGCAAAAAGAGGTTGATAGGCAGAGAGCTGTGATCTCTGATGGAGCTGAGGAGAAAAGAGAAGTGATAAGGCAGCTATGTTTTTCACTGGAGCATTATAGAAGTGGGTATCAAGAACTTCGTCAAGCATTTATTGGACACAGGCAGAATGCTGTTATGGCTGCATAA